A section of the Kribbella sp. HUAS MG21 genome encodes:
- a CDS encoding ABC transporter permease — MTTGVSIRVGLRRGMVELRQSFTNGPELVSHFLWPVLMLVALFFLRERDFGATGFLLGALALPSILGMNAAMGMVSMSQQLTADREDGTLLRAKSLPNGMVGYLVGKVVSVAGGLVADLTILLVPGLLLVDGIALGSAHWPTLVWVLLLGLLATLPIGAILGSVFTTARSQGLIQLPMLGLIAISGIFYPITALPDWLQWIGQLTPVYWMGLGMRSALLPAETVAVEVGESWRQLETAAVLGVWAVAGLLLAPVVLRRMARRESGSKVAERREKALQRVA, encoded by the coding sequence ATGACGACGGGAGTGAGTATCCGGGTGGGGTTGCGGCGGGGGATGGTCGAGTTGCGGCAGTCCTTCACCAACGGGCCTGAGCTGGTCAGTCACTTTCTCTGGCCGGTGCTGATGTTGGTCGCGCTGTTCTTCCTGCGGGAGCGGGACTTCGGGGCCACCGGGTTCCTGCTGGGGGCGCTCGCGCTGCCGAGCATTCTGGGGATGAATGCCGCGATGGGGATGGTCAGCATGAGTCAGCAGCTCACGGCCGATCGCGAGGACGGCACGCTGCTGCGCGCCAAGTCGCTGCCGAACGGGATGGTCGGCTATCTCGTCGGCAAGGTCGTGTCGGTCGCGGGCGGGCTGGTTGCCGATCTGACCATCCTGCTGGTCCCGGGCCTGCTCCTCGTCGACGGGATCGCGCTCGGGTCCGCGCACTGGCCGACACTCGTCTGGGTGCTGTTGCTCGGGCTGCTGGCGACGTTGCCGATCGGCGCGATTCTCGGGTCGGTGTTCACCACCGCGCGTTCGCAAGGGCTGATCCAGCTGCCGATGCTCGGGCTGATCGCGATCTCCGGCATCTTCTACCCGATCACCGCACTGCCCGACTGGCTGCAGTGGATCGGGCAGCTCACGCCCGTCTACTGGATGGGCCTCGGCATGCGGTCCGCGCTGTTGCCCGCCGAGACGGTCGCGGTCGAGGTCGGCGAGTCGTGGCGCCAGCTCGAGACCGCGGCGGTACTCGGCGTCTGGGCGGTGGCGGGCCTGCTGCTCGCTCCCGTCGTACTGCGTCGTATGGCCCGTCGAGAGTCCGGTTCGAAGGTCGCCGAACGTCGCGAGAAGGCCCTGCAGCGCGTCGCATGA
- a CDS encoding DUF4440 domain-containing protein: protein MDEGVRAAVDGELWLLLPEVRGSAELVDVLLDPEFVEVGASGRRWDRAAMVAALAAGTITDADPIEATDVNGVRLAENLVHVTYVSRRTGGTPVRRSSIWRQTDGTWRLYYHQGTPAAADV from the coding sequence GTGGATGAGGGTGTGCGGGCGGCGGTTGATGGGGAGTTGTGGTTGTTGCTTCCGGAGGTGCGGGGGTCGGCGGAGTTGGTCGACGTGCTGCTGGATCCGGAGTTCGTCGAGGTCGGCGCGTCCGGAAGGCGGTGGGATCGTGCGGCGATGGTCGCCGCGCTGGCCGCGGGCACGATCACAGACGCCGATCCCATCGAGGCGACCGACGTCAACGGCGTACGACTGGCCGAGAACCTCGTGCACGTCACTTATGTGTCCCGGCGTACAGGCGGTACTCCGGTCCGCCGCAGCTCGATCTGGCGACAGACTGACGGCACCTGGCGCCTCTACTACCACCAAGGCACGCCAGCAGCCGCCGACGTCTAG
- a CDS encoding DUF397 domain-containing protein translates to MTEIYNGMPGDSNTELSWKKSQRSGPSGNCVEVAKLPDGGVAVRNSRFAGGPALVFTKAEIEAFLGGVQDGEFDYLV, encoded by the coding sequence ATGACAGAGATCTATAACGGCATGCCTGGTGACTCGAACACTGAGCTGAGCTGGAAGAAGAGCCAGCGCAGTGGTCCCTCCGGCAACTGTGTCGAGGTAGCGAAACTCCCGGACGGCGGCGTCGCGGTGCGCAACTCGCGCTTCGCCGGCGGACCGGCGCTGGTGTTCACGAAGGCCGAGATCGAGGCATTCCTCGGTGGCGTCCAGGACGGGGAGTTCGACTACCTCGTCTGA
- a CDS encoding helix-turn-helix transcriptional regulator: MPRPAGPPTVRLRRLAAELRALRTEAELTREQVELQTGVNQATLWRLEKGQAKPHNGTLETLFDLYGVDEARRRNLIELARGAKSPGWLRQYPHYSDAISDGYAAYMSFESEAKSVTNYESLLIPGLLQTEGYARTIMVDGFGADTETVERRVQVRMERQGILSPQRAGRAPLEFWAVIDEAALRREVGGLSVMRAQLGRLVELGELPNVTVQVIPFDRGHYRGMDNSFSRLRFGSGVPDIVHVEGIAGDLFLESEAEVDRFGLVFDHLRATALSPRDSSALIAAMMRD, translated from the coding sequence ATGCCGAGACCAGCAGGTCCACCGACCGTTCGGCTCCGCCGTCTCGCCGCCGAACTCCGGGCCCTCCGCACCGAGGCCGAACTGACCCGCGAACAGGTCGAGCTGCAGACCGGCGTCAACCAAGCAACACTGTGGCGTCTGGAGAAGGGTCAGGCGAAGCCGCACAACGGCACCCTGGAGACCTTGTTCGACCTCTACGGCGTCGACGAGGCGCGCCGCCGCAACCTCATCGAACTCGCCCGCGGCGCGAAGTCGCCCGGATGGCTCCGCCAGTATCCGCACTACTCGGACGCGATCTCGGACGGCTATGCGGCGTACATGAGCTTCGAGTCCGAGGCGAAGTCCGTGACCAACTACGAGTCGCTGCTGATTCCCGGCCTGCTGCAGACCGAGGGCTACGCACGGACCATCATGGTCGACGGTTTCGGCGCCGACACCGAGACGGTCGAGCGTCGTGTCCAGGTACGCATGGAGCGGCAGGGCATCCTGTCGCCGCAGCGAGCCGGTCGAGCTCCTCTGGAGTTCTGGGCGGTGATCGACGAGGCCGCTCTCCGGCGGGAGGTCGGCGGCCTCAGCGTGATGCGGGCACAGCTCGGCCGCTTGGTGGAACTCGGCGAGCTGCCCAACGTCACGGTGCAGGTGATCCCGTTCGATCGCGGTCACTACCGCGGGATGGACAACTCGTTCAGCCGGCTGAGGTTCGGCTCGGGGGTGCCGGACATCGTGCATGTCGAGGGCATCGCCGGCGACCTGTTCCTCGAATCCGAGGCCGAGGTCGACCGCTTCGGCCTGGTGTTCGACCATCTGCGAGCAACCGCGCTGAGTCCGCGGGACTCGAGCGCCTTGATCGCGGCCATGATGCGCGACTGA
- a CDS encoding IS481 family transposase, which translates to MSHANAALTPRARLRLARLIVDQGWTYAAAAKMFMVAAKTARKWAERYRAEGPAGMADRSSRPRRSPAKTLPGVVRRIVRLRWRHRLGPVQIAGRLGVAASTVHAVLVRCRINRLSRIDRVTGEPLRNQRRYEHPHPGALLHVDVTKFGNIPDGGGWRYLGKQQGDKNKAVTALRTGRTAKGHPNIGTAFVHTVIDDHSRLAYAEICTDEKAATAIGVLQRAVAWFADHGVTVERVLSDNGSCYRSYAWRDACTDLGITPKRTRPYRPQTNGKIERFHRTLADGWAYARFYQSTDQRNAALPRWLHFYNHHRPHSSIGGQPPITRLTNVPGHHI; encoded by the coding sequence GTGTCCCACGCTAACGCTGCTTTGACCCCGCGCGCACGGTTGCGGCTGGCGCGTCTGATCGTCGACCAGGGCTGGACCTATGCCGCGGCGGCGAAGATGTTCATGGTCGCGGCCAAGACGGCCCGCAAGTGGGCCGAGCGGTACCGGGCCGAAGGGCCGGCGGGGATGGCCGACCGCAGCTCCCGGCCGCGTCGCAGCCCGGCCAAGACCCTGCCGGGGGTGGTGCGGCGGATCGTGCGGTTGCGGTGGCGCCACCGGCTCGGCCCGGTGCAGATCGCCGGCCGGCTCGGTGTCGCGGCCTCGACCGTGCACGCCGTACTGGTTCGCTGCCGGATCAACCGGCTGTCCCGCATCGACCGGGTCACCGGCGAACCCCTGCGCAATCAGCGCCGCTACGAACACCCCCACCCCGGCGCGCTCCTGCACGTCGATGTCACCAAGTTCGGCAACATCCCCGATGGCGGCGGCTGGCGCTACCTCGGCAAACAGCAAGGCGACAAGAACAAAGCCGTCACCGCACTACGGACCGGACGCACCGCCAAAGGCCACCCCAACATCGGCACCGCGTTCGTCCACACCGTGATCGATGACCACTCCCGCCTGGCCTACGCCGAGATCTGCACCGACGAGAAAGCCGCCACCGCCATCGGCGTTCTCCAACGCGCCGTGGCCTGGTTCGCCGACCACGGTGTCACCGTCGAACGCGTCCTGTCCGACAACGGGTCCTGCTACCGCTCGTATGCCTGGCGCGATGCCTGCACCGACCTCGGCATCACCCCGAAACGGACCCGGCCCTACCGCCCCCAAACCAACGGCAAAATCGAGAGATTCCACCGCACCCTGGCCGACGGCTGGGCCTACGCCCGCTTCTACCAATCAACCGACCAGCGCAACGCGGCCCTACCCCGCTGGCTCCACTTCTACAATCATCACCGACCCCACAGCTCAATCGGCGGCCAGCCACCCATCACCCGACTGACCAACGTCCCTGGACATCACATCTAG
- a CDS encoding helix-turn-helix domain-containing protein, with the protein MPGGRLNHQDRLDIAAGLEAGLGYAEIARQLRRPTSTISREVARNGGASGYRADHAHYATASRARRRRPASPATGARVLDPKREYVERFAAMMVDGGLPRMASRVLALLYTSDSRTLTAADLVQILRVSPASISKAIGYLERVGMVHREPDPVRRLQHYVIADDVWLKAWEVSARTNYSWAELAAEGIELVGRDTPAGERLMHMADFFHRLSEDMSGGGGFQDCLAVLAVLWQSDRRLDADELAGSLGWPVERVMDALDYAIKTSGQDGAEQAAGEDAVGEA; encoded by the coding sequence ATGCCCGGAGGAAGGCTGAACCACCAGGACCGGCTCGACATCGCGGCCGGGCTGGAGGCCGGTCTCGGGTACGCCGAGATCGCGCGGCAACTGCGACGCCCGACGTCGACGATCAGCCGCGAGGTCGCGCGCAACGGCGGTGCCAGCGGCTACCGCGCCGACCACGCGCACTACGCGACCGCGTCCCGCGCGCGCCGCCGGCGCCCGGCCTCCCCCGCGACCGGAGCCCGGGTGCTCGATCCGAAACGCGAGTACGTCGAACGGTTCGCGGCGATGATGGTCGACGGCGGCCTGCCGCGGATGGCGTCGCGCGTGCTCGCACTGCTCTACACGTCCGACTCCCGCACGCTCACCGCAGCCGATCTCGTGCAGATACTGCGGGTCAGCCCGGCGTCGATCTCCAAGGCGATCGGGTACCTCGAGCGCGTCGGCATGGTGCACCGCGAACCCGACCCGGTCCGCCGGCTGCAGCATTACGTGATCGCCGACGACGTCTGGCTGAAGGCGTGGGAGGTGAGCGCGCGGACCAACTACAGTTGGGCGGAGCTCGCCGCCGAGGGGATCGAACTGGTCGGGCGCGACACCCCCGCGGGCGAACGGCTCATGCACATGGCCGACTTCTTCCACCGGCTCAGCGAGGACATGTCCGGCGGTGGCGGGTTTCAGGACTGTCTCGCAGTACTCGCCGTTCTCTGGCAGTCGGACCGGCGGCTCGACGCGGACGAGCTCGCCGGCTCGTTGGGTTGGCCGGTCGAGCGCGTGATGGACGCGCTCGACTACGCGATCAAGACGTCAGGGCAGGATGGTGCGGAGCAGGCGGCGGGTGAGGACGCCGTCGGCGAGGCCTAG
- a CDS encoding zinc-dependent alcohol dehydrogenase family protein: protein MDDMQAWAVDRPGPIDDGPLRSVRRPVPAPGGGEVLVKVEACGICRTDLHLAEGDLAPKRRGVVPGHQVVGAVVDRGTAAARFALGDRVGIAWLRGTCGVCEFCRRGAENLCPRSTYTGWDADGGFAEYAVVPEDYAYALPADRSAVELAPFLCAGIIGYRSLLRANLPPGGRLGLYGFGSSAHLTAQVAAALGAELYVMTRGERNRVLARELGAVFVGETGERPPVGLDSAIVFAPAGEVVPYALEAVKPGGTVAVAGIYLSDVPVLNYERHLFHERDLRSVTSNTRRDGEELFRLLARLPLTPHSTVIPFDAIDRALTDIAHNRTSGSLVSTLT from the coding sequence ATGGACGACATGCAGGCGTGGGCAGTGGACCGTCCCGGCCCGATCGACGACGGTCCACTGCGGTCCGTACGTCGGCCCGTCCCGGCGCCGGGCGGCGGCGAGGTACTCGTGAAGGTCGAAGCGTGCGGGATCTGCCGCACGGACCTGCACCTCGCCGAGGGCGACCTGGCGCCGAAGCGGCGAGGGGTCGTGCCTGGGCATCAGGTGGTCGGCGCCGTGGTCGATCGCGGCACGGCGGCCGCGCGGTTCGCGCTCGGCGACCGGGTCGGGATCGCGTGGTTGCGCGGGACCTGCGGCGTGTGCGAGTTCTGCCGGCGCGGCGCCGAGAACCTCTGCCCGCGGTCGACGTACACCGGATGGGACGCGGACGGCGGATTCGCGGAGTACGCCGTGGTGCCGGAGGACTACGCCTACGCGCTGCCGGCGGATCGTTCCGCGGTGGAACTCGCCCCGTTTCTGTGCGCCGGGATCATCGGATACCGCTCGCTGCTCCGGGCGAACCTGCCGCCGGGCGGGCGGCTCGGGCTCTACGGGTTCGGGTCGAGCGCCCATCTGACTGCTCAGGTCGCGGCCGCTCTGGGCGCGGAGCTGTACGTGATGACCCGCGGCGAGCGGAATCGGGTGCTCGCTCGCGAGTTGGGTGCGGTGTTCGTGGGGGAGACGGGTGAGCGGCCGCCGGTGGGGCTGGACTCGGCGATCGTGTTCGCGCCGGCGGGCGAGGTGGTCCCGTACGCCCTCGAGGCGGTGAAGCCCGGTGGGACGGTCGCGGTGGCCGGCATCTATCTGTCCGACGTACCGGTGCTGAACTACGAGCGGCACCTCTTCCACGAGCGCGACCTGCGCAGCGTAACCTCCAACACCCGCCGCGACGGCGAGGAGCTGTTCCGGCTGCTCGCCCGCCTCCCTCTGACGCCACACAGCACGGTCATCCCCTTCGACGCCATAGACCGTGCCCTCACCGACATCGCCCACAACCGCACCAGCGGATCCCTCGTCAGCACCCTCACCTGA
- a CDS encoding helix-turn-helix transcriptional regulator — MTESGAQSGPTTLRIILGGHLRRMRVAAGISRSDAGWEIRSSESKISRMELGRVGLKERDVADLLKLYGLDDDEERERLLALARQANDPGWWHRFGDVLPSWFHSYLDLEASAQLIRIYELQFVPGLLQTRDYIRAVVQLGRGMIPAEEVERRINLRINRQEVLTRPDPVRVWAVIDEAALRRPIGGNRVIIDQLNHLIEVSHMPNVTLQVVPLSIGGHAAAGGSFSILRFPESDLPDTVYIEHLTSALYLDKLDELDQYTAAMESLCVAAPQPNKTRDILTAIRKDFEA, encoded by the coding sequence GTGACCGAGTCGGGCGCGCAAAGCGGGCCGACGACGCTGCGCATCATTCTCGGCGGGCACCTTCGCCGGATGCGGGTGGCAGCGGGCATCAGCCGATCGGACGCCGGGTGGGAGATCCGTTCGTCGGAGTCGAAGATCAGCCGGATGGAGCTGGGTCGCGTCGGGCTGAAGGAGCGCGACGTCGCCGACCTCCTCAAGCTGTACGGACTGGACGACGACGAGGAGCGCGAGCGGCTGCTGGCCCTCGCCCGGCAGGCGAACGACCCGGGCTGGTGGCACCGCTTCGGCGACGTTCTGCCGAGCTGGTTCCACTCCTACCTCGACCTCGAGGCGTCCGCACAGCTGATCCGTATCTACGAGCTCCAGTTCGTCCCGGGACTTCTGCAGACCCGCGACTACATCCGCGCCGTCGTCCAGCTCGGCCGCGGCATGATCCCGGCCGAAGAGGTCGAGCGCCGGATCAACCTCCGGATCAACCGGCAGGAAGTACTGACGCGACCGGATCCGGTGCGGGTCTGGGCAGTCATCGACGAGGCGGCCCTGCGCCGCCCGATCGGCGGCAACCGGGTCATCATCGATCAGCTGAACCACCTGATCGAGGTGAGCCACATGCCGAACGTCACGCTGCAGGTCGTGCCCCTGTCGATCGGCGGTCACGCGGCGGCCGGCGGCTCGTTCAGCATCCTGCGGTTCCCGGAGTCGGACCTGCCGGACACGGTCTACATCGAGCACCTGACCAGCGCGCTCTACCTGGACAAACTCGACGAGCTCGACCAGTACACCGCCGCCATGGAATCGCTGTGCGTCGCGGCTCCCCAGCCGAACAAGACCCGCGACATCCTGACCGCGATCCGCAAGGACTTCGAGGCCTGA
- a CDS encoding NAD(P)/FAD-dependent oxidoreductase, whose translation MWDVIVVGAGPAGASAALGALAADPSLSVLLLDRHEFPRDKACGDGIAPHVLDLLAGVGVTGILDDWTPVRRFVLNRGAVGVDRRLSRPTWVVPRTVFDHRLVEAAQAAGAQFVRRRVRSLAIQAGSVAVDDLEARFVVGADGAHSVVRRELGAKPGPVALAIRGYAPTPPARAASQVIAYGPGRQPSYAWSFDRGDGWSNVGYGELLAGTRPTRTELLQHLEVLLPGAGEGGESWWGYHLPLAGWSWRPQRGPVLLAGDAAGLINPMTGEGIYYAVATGLLAGRAIADALRAGSSDAGTPYRRRTSRLLSRHLRDTAIVAQLSRSDRILDAGIRAAAADQRVFDDLVELGLADGVLTRRLLRTILP comes from the coding sequence ATGTGGGATGTGATCGTGGTCGGTGCCGGGCCGGCGGGGGCGTCGGCAGCGCTCGGTGCGCTGGCGGCGGATCCGAGCCTGTCGGTACTGCTGCTCGACCGCCACGAGTTCCCGCGCGACAAGGCGTGCGGGGACGGCATCGCGCCGCACGTCCTCGACCTGCTCGCCGGCGTCGGCGTCACCGGGATCCTCGACGACTGGACCCCGGTACGGCGCTTCGTGCTGAACCGCGGCGCCGTCGGCGTCGACCGCCGGCTGTCCCGCCCGACCTGGGTCGTCCCGCGCACCGTCTTCGACCATCGCCTGGTCGAGGCCGCGCAGGCCGCCGGCGCCCAGTTCGTCCGTCGCCGGGTCCGCAGCCTCGCGATCCAGGCCGGCTCCGTCGCGGTGGACGACCTGGAGGCGCGCTTCGTGGTGGGCGCCGACGGCGCGCATTCCGTCGTACGGCGGGAACTCGGCGCGAAGCCCGGCCCGGTCGCGCTCGCGATCCGCGGCTACGCGCCGACCCCGCCCGCGCGGGCGGCGAGTCAGGTGATCGCCTACGGCCCCGGGCGGCAGCCGTCGTACGCCTGGTCCTTCGACCGCGGTGACGGCTGGTCGAACGTCGGGTACGGCGAACTGCTCGCCGGCACCCGCCCTACACGGACCGAGTTGCTCCAGCACCTCGAAGTACTGCTTCCAGGAGCCGGTGAAGGTGGCGAGTCATGGTGGGGCTACCACCTGCCGCTCGCCGGCTGGTCGTGGCGCCCGCAGCGCGGCCCGGTCCTGCTCGCGGGCGACGCGGCCGGACTGATCAACCCGATGACGGGCGAGGGCATCTACTACGCCGTCGCCACCGGTCTGCTCGCCGGACGCGCGATCGCGGACGCGCTCCGGGCTGGTTCGTCGGACGCCGGTACGCCGTACCGTCGCCGCACGTCCCGCCTGCTCTCCAGGCACCTCAGAGACACCGCGATCGTCGCGCAGCTCAGCCGCTCGGACCGGATCCTCGACGCAGGTATCCGCGCGGCCGCCGCCGACCAGCGGGTCTTCGACGACCTCGTCGAACTAGGCCTCGCCGACGGCGTCCTCACCCGCCGCCTGCTCCGCACCATCCTGCCCTGA
- a CDS encoding SigB/SigF/SigG family RNA polymerase sigma factor: MVTNIMERASARNGAPTDRAAREAATRELMERRAASTDEVERQELLEQVVELNLEMAKGIARRFRGRGAEADDLEQVAYLGLVKAAHHYRLEANTPFIGFAIPTIRGEVKRYFRDCAWTVRIPRRLQEMQGTIANKLPELEQQLNREPTPAEIAEHLEVEVTEVEQALAAKGCFNVLSLDRPAEADAELTLADVVADDDDASIDQLETVEMLEPVLADLGERDRRILQLRFVEGWTQSEIGQDIGVSQMQVSRVLRRILDDLREKLSPLQSAA, from the coding sequence ATGGTCACGAACATCATGGAGCGGGCTTCGGCCCGGAACGGCGCCCCGACCGATCGGGCCGCCCGAGAAGCAGCCACCCGGGAGCTGATGGAACGCCGGGCGGCAAGCACCGACGAAGTCGAGCGGCAGGAACTACTCGAACAGGTCGTCGAACTCAATCTCGAAATGGCCAAGGGCATCGCGCGCCGCTTCCGCGGCCGGGGCGCCGAGGCCGACGACCTGGAACAAGTGGCGTATCTGGGGCTGGTGAAAGCGGCCCACCACTACCGGCTGGAAGCGAACACCCCGTTCATCGGGTTCGCGATCCCGACGATCCGCGGCGAGGTCAAGCGGTACTTCCGCGACTGCGCCTGGACCGTCCGGATTCCCCGCCGGCTGCAGGAGATGCAAGGAACGATCGCGAACAAGCTGCCCGAACTCGAACAGCAGCTCAACCGCGAACCGACCCCGGCCGAGATCGCGGAACATCTCGAGGTCGAGGTCACCGAGGTCGAGCAGGCGCTGGCAGCCAAAGGCTGCTTCAACGTCCTGTCCCTCGACCGCCCCGCTGAAGCGGACGCCGAACTGACGCTGGCGGACGTGGTAGCGGACGACGACGACGCGAGCATCGACCAGCTGGAAACGGTCGAGATGCTGGAGCCGGTCCTCGCCGACCTGGGCGAACGAGACCGCCGGATCCTGCAACTCCGCTTCGTCGAAGGCTGGACCCAATCAGAAATCGGCCAGGACATCGGCGTCAGCCAGATGCAGGTCTCCCGCGTACTACGCCGAATCCTCGACGACCTACGCGAAAAACTCTCCCCCCTCCAGTCAGCAGCCTGA
- a CDS encoding ABC transporter ATP-binding protein → MVLTVDGLRMRYGETNVLRDVSFEAPPGEVLALLGPNGAGKSTTIEILEGFRLRSAGWVEVLGVDPAAGDENWRSRIGIVLQSWRDHGNWRVGELLQHFGTYYAPYSTPATPRPWPTGELLGAVGLTAAAGQKLKTLSGGQRRRLDVAIGIVGRPDVLFLDEPTVGFDPEARSEFHDLVRRLAADQGTTILLTTHDLDEASKLAHRILILSAGRIIASGSTAQLTQLIAGEDEVRWTVDGRPFHHSTPDATTFVRNLFTTHGATLTDLEVRRASLEDAYLTLVRDQTPERA, encoded by the coding sequence ATGGTTCTGACTGTTGACGGGCTACGGATGCGGTACGGCGAGACGAATGTGCTGCGGGATGTGTCGTTCGAGGCGCCCCCCGGCGAGGTGCTCGCGCTGCTCGGGCCGAACGGCGCCGGCAAGAGCACGACGATCGAGATCCTCGAGGGTTTCCGGCTGCGATCGGCGGGCTGGGTCGAGGTGCTCGGCGTCGATCCGGCCGCGGGTGACGAGAACTGGCGCTCGCGGATCGGCATCGTGCTGCAGTCCTGGCGCGACCACGGCAACTGGCGCGTCGGCGAACTCCTGCAGCACTTCGGCACGTACTACGCGCCGTACTCCACGCCGGCCACGCCAAGGCCCTGGCCGACCGGCGAGCTGCTCGGCGCCGTCGGCCTGACGGCGGCCGCGGGGCAGAAGCTCAAGACACTCTCCGGCGGCCAGCGGCGCCGGCTCGACGTCGCGATCGGGATCGTTGGGCGTCCCGACGTACTGTTCCTCGACGAGCCGACCGTCGGGTTCGACCCGGAGGCGCGCTCCGAGTTCCACGACCTCGTACGGCGCCTCGCGGCCGATCAGGGCACCACGATCCTGCTCACCACCCACGACCTCGACGAGGCGAGCAAACTCGCGCACCGGATCCTGATCCTGTCCGCGGGCCGCATCATCGCGTCCGGCAGCACCGCACAGCTCACCCAGCTGATCGCGGGCGAGGATGAGGTCCGCTGGACGGTCGACGGCCGGCCGTTCCACCACTCGACACCCGACGCCACCACCTTCGTCCGCAACCTCTTCACCACCCACGGCGCCACCCTCACCGATCTCGAGGTACGCCGAGCATCCCTCGAGGACGCCTACCTCACGTTGGTCCGCGACCAGACACCGGAGCGGGCATGA
- a CDS encoding alpha/beta fold hydrolase, whose translation MKMLLLLALLGAPVTVLPTERPQIEWHRCQVDPADAEGAALDRAGAECGELRVPLDYGRPDGPKITLALSRLKATGDRIGAMVLNDGGPGGPGLSMPLRLRPAMREAGTRYDLIGLDPRFVGRSTPIDCKLPFSGWPWSGGADRSTFERVDRQVADIARRCAANAGEYLPYVNTRNTARDIDQVRIALGEQRISYLGYSYGTYLGSVYMQLFPGRTDRVVLDGPIDPDQYGAQLLRTAGPANEAALRAWAAWAAGRDASYHLGRTTAEVMASVDRVLRVAATRGLQVGKHRLDDGSVPVLLMVPLADDRDAARATYAEFVRTLLAATSGPVEPGPELGGLLDALLTPASSQLTSGQIAIVCGDRAVPRDRQTYWRDIQTHRRTEPHFAPLTRMTSPCAHWPVAPQEPPTTIANNEPALIIAADGDPRTIYANAAALQKRLPSTRLITVRNARKHGIFAEYNNPCTDQTVITYLQTNHLPPNQTC comes from the coding sequence ATGAAAATGCTTCTGCTGCTGGCGCTGCTGGGTGCGCCGGTGACTGTGCTTCCTACTGAGCGTCCGCAGATCGAATGGCACCGGTGTCAGGTCGATCCGGCCGACGCCGAGGGCGCGGCGCTCGATCGGGCCGGTGCCGAGTGCGGCGAGCTGCGGGTGCCGCTCGACTACGGGCGACCCGACGGGCCGAAGATCACGCTCGCGCTGTCGCGGCTCAAGGCGACCGGCGACCGGATCGGCGCGATGGTGCTGAACGACGGCGGCCCGGGCGGACCCGGGTTGAGCATGCCGCTGCGATTGCGGCCGGCGATGCGGGAGGCGGGTACGCGGTACGACCTGATCGGGCTGGATCCGCGTTTCGTGGGCCGCAGTACGCCGATCGACTGCAAGCTGCCGTTCTCCGGGTGGCCGTGGTCGGGTGGGGCGGACCGGTCGACGTTCGAGCGGGTGGATCGGCAGGTGGCGGACATCGCGAGGCGGTGTGCGGCGAATGCCGGGGAGTATCTGCCGTACGTGAACACGCGGAACACGGCGCGCGACATCGACCAGGTCCGGATCGCGCTGGGCGAGCAGCGGATCTCGTACCTCGGGTACTCGTACGGGACGTATCTCGGGTCGGTCTATATGCAGCTCTTCCCGGGGCGGACGGATCGGGTGGTGCTCGACGGTCCCATCGACCCGGACCAGTACGGCGCGCAACTGCTCCGCACGGCCGGTCCCGCGAACGAGGCCGCGCTGCGCGCATGGGCCGCGTGGGCGGCCGGTCGTGATGCGTCGTACCACCTGGGCAGGACGACCGCCGAGGTGATGGCTTCGGTCGACCGGGTACTGCGGGTCGCGGCGACGCGCGGGCTCCAGGTCGGGAAGCACCGGCTCGACGACGGCTCGGTCCCGGTCCTGCTCATGGTCCCGCTGGCCGACGACCGGGACGCGGCGCGGGCGACGTACGCCGAATTCGTGCGGACGCTGCTTGCCGCGACGTCCGGGCCCGTGGAGCCCGGTCCGGAACTGGGCGGCCTGCTGGACGCGCTGCTGACGCCGGCGTCGTCACAACTGACGAGCGGCCAGATCGCGATCGTGTGCGGCGACCGGGCGGTACCGCGGGACCGGCAGACGTACTGGCGCGACATCCAGACCCACCGCCGCACCGAACCCCACTTCGCGCCCCTCACTCGGATGACTTCCCCCTGCGCCCACTGGCCGGTCGCACCCCAAGAGCCACCAACCACGATCGCGAACAACGAGCCCGCCCTGATCATCGCCGCCGACGGAGACCCCCGAACCATCTACGCCAACGCCGCCGCCCTCCAGAAACGCCTCCCGTCCACCCGCCTCATCACAGTCCGAAACGCCCGCAAACACGGCATCTTCGCCGAATACAACAACCCCTGCACCGACCAAACCGTCATCACCTACCTCCAAACCAACCACCTCCCCCCAAACCAAACCTGCTAG